The Amaranthus tricolor cultivar Red isolate AtriRed21 chromosome 6, ASM2621246v1, whole genome shotgun sequence genome has a segment encoding these proteins:
- the LOC130815917 gene encoding serine/threonine/tyrosine-protein kinase HT1-like — MDESSSSLIRRTKFSHTVCHRIDSSILASMSLRFRTQEIPQFKPRPETPASRPEAATLPEIAASRPELVGVRKVHESNQTQVLRHPLTNKQRTVSPPLEVPLSDTFKDAQMEVKRSLTPISRRKKPDKKTNKSIPDSRKSNVKFGWGKYFDHAGGRVTAVDAADEYMIDLSQLFLGHKFAHGSYSRLYRGLYKDEPVAVKMIRLPDDDENGSLSARLEKQFNREVTLLSRLHHANVVKFIGACRQPLVFCIVTEYLSEGSLRAYLHRLEHETLPLEKLISVALEIARGMEYVHAQGLVHRDLKPENILIDQDFHMKIADFGIACEEEHCDPVSDDPGTYRWMAPEMIRHDPYGRKADVYSFGLMLWEMVSGSIPYEDRMSFQAAFAVMTTNARPNVPERCPPAMKALIEQCWSRVPKERPEFWQIVKVLEGFESSFANDGTLKLLPNFIQDQKKGFLYRIQKLSTPHNNSNIMPKPKFI; from the exons ATGGAtgaatcttcttcttccttgatCAGGAGGACGAAGTTTTCACACACTGTATGTCATCGAATCGATTCATCTATATTGGCCTCCATGTCATTAAGATTTCGAACACAGGAAATTCCCCAATTCAAACCTAGACCCGAAACTCCTGCTTCTCGGCCCGAAGCAGCCACTTTACCTGAAATTGCTGCTTCTCGCCCTGAATTAGTCGGTGTTCGCAAGGTACACGAATCAAATCAAACCCAGGTTCTGCGACATCCATTGACGAACAAACAAAGAACCGTGTCACCTCCGCTTGAAGTTCCTTTGTCGGATACATTTAAGGACGCTCAAATGGAAGTAAAGAGATCATTAACCCCGATTTCTCGAAGGAAGAAGCCCGATAAGAAAACGAACAAATCAATTCCAGACAGTAGGAAGTCTAATGTGAAATTCGGCTGGGGAAAATACTTTGATCATGCAGGGGGAAGAGTTACAGCTGTGGATGCAGCTGATGAGTACATGATTGATCTTTCACAGTTGTTTCTCGGGCATAAATTTGCTCATGGTTCTTACAGTAGGCTTTACCGGGGATTATATAAGGATGAACCTGTCGCTGTGAAGATGATTCGGTTGCCAGATGATGACGAAAATGGAAGCTTATCAGCTAGATTAGAGAAGCAGTTTAATCGAGAAGTTACTCTTTTGTCGCGCCTTCACCATGCTAATGTAGTTAAG TTTATAGGTGCATGCAGACAACCACTGGTCTTTTGCATTGTGACCGAGTACTTGTCAGAGGGCTCGTTGAGGGCATACTTGCATAGGCTTGAACACGAAACACTACCTTTGGAGAAGTTAATCTCCGTGGCACTTGAAATTGCTCGTGGAATGGAATATGTGCACGCACAAGGTCTTGTTCATAGGGATCTTAAACCCGAAAATATTCTAATTGATCAAGATTTTCACATGAAAATTGCTGATTTTGGGATTGCTTGTGAGGAAGAACACTGTGATCCTGTTTCAGATGATCCTGGAACATACCGCTGGATGGCTCCTGAGATGATTAGGCACGATCCTTATGGACGGAAAGCGGATGTATATAGCTTTGGACTCATGCTATGGGAGATGGTATCTGGAAGCATCCCTTATGAGGACAGGATGTCTTTCCAGGCTGCTTTCGCTGTTATGACTACG AATGCGCGGCCTAACGTTCCTGAGCGCTGTCCTCCAGCAATGAAAGCTCTAATAGAACAATGTTGGTCTCGAGTTCCAAAAGAGAGGCCTGAGTTTTGGCAGATTGTGAAAGTCCTTGAGGGGTTTGAATCTTCATTTGCTAATGATGGAACCTTGAAGCTGTTACCAAATTTTATCCAGGATCAAAAGAAGGGTTTTCTGTATCGAATACAAAAGCTTAGTACCCCTCACAATAATTCTAATATTATGCCTAAACCTAAGTTTATTTGA